The following nucleotide sequence is from Staphylococcus chromogenes.
ATTATCCCACATCATGTGTCCAAAGAAGCATTTTTACGTGTGCATGGGGCACCAACGATTCAAAATGGCAATCATTGGTATTACGATTATTATGCGAATAATGAACATACGATTAATGTCACGATTGAAGGTCAACACATCAAAGCGATAGAAAATATTCCACAAATATAATGAACTGAGAACGTAGGTGAAACCATGCAACAAGAGATTGAACACTATATTCAACAAATCGATGAAGGACGACGTGCGGCATTTTTAAAATTGTATCAAACGATTGAGACACACTTGCCAAAAGGGTTTGAAGCGTGTATACAATATGGAATGCCGACATTTGTCGTGCCGTTATCACGTTATCCTAAAGGGTATTTGAAAAAAGGTGAAGCGCTCTCGTTTATTTCCATTGCCGTACAAAAGAATTATATTGCGTTGTATCATATGGGGCTTTATGACGACGACACATTGTTAAAATGGTTTCAAGCACGGTATGCGCAAAAAGTGCCAACGAAGCTCAATATGGGAAAAAGTTGCGTCCGGTTTACGAATACAAAACATATCCCGTATGCATTAATTGGTGAATTATGTACGCGCATTACGGTGGACGATTGGATAGCGTATTATGAGTCACGTGATCAACACTTATGCTAATTGCGGTAAGCATGAGGGTTTGTAGCGTTACTTTAAAGACTGAAATGCATATTTGAATGTATAATAATAGGACTTTTAGCAAGAAATTAAGGCGAAAGCAGGTGATGCTTCGCTTTTTTTTATGTCATAAAGTATTGACTTCTTTGATAGTTTAGGTATAATTATTCAACATACAGTATAAATATTATAAAAACTGTATAATTTCTCATAAGGGGACGTGATGAAGATGGGACGTACACAACTACTTTAAAACAAATTACTGACTTCAAAGGAAAGAGCTTTCTAAAAACAAGCGACTTTACAAAAGATGAACTCGAGACACTCATTGATTTTGCGATGGAACTGAAAGAGAAGAAACAACATCAGTTGCCGCATCCTTATTTGAAAGGGAAAAACATTGCGTTGCTTTTCGAAAAACCTTCCACACGTACAAGAGCCGCTTTTAGTGTGGCGGCAAAAGATTTAGGCGCCAATGTCGATGTTTATGGTGAAGGAGATTTTCATTTAGGTGTGAAAGAATCTATTGCCGATACCGCTAAAGTGTTTGGACGCATGTATGATGGCATTGAATTTAGAGGGTTCAAACAAGCCCACGTCGAAACATTAAGTGTCGCTTCAGGGGTACCCGTATGGAACGGCTTAACCAATGAATGGCATCCGACGCAAATGATTGCTGATTTTATGACGCTTAAGGAACATTTTGGGAAGTTAAAAAATAAAACCCTCACTTATGTAGGCGATGCCTCAAACAATGTCGCGCATGACTTGTTAGTGACAGGTGCAATTTTAGGCGTACATATCCATATTGCTGCACCATTATCGGCACAACCTGACGCCTCCGTACAGGAACTTGCACAACAGCTCGCTAAGCACAGTGGCGCAAACCTATGGATTACAGAAAATATTGAAGATGCGGTAAAACATACCGACGCCATTTACACAGATGTGTGGTTATCGATGGGGACCGACGACGCCGAATGGGAACAGCGTATTGAAGCGTTACTGCCTTATCAAGTGAATGGTGAGTTGTTAAACCTGACCCAAAATCCCAATGCGATCGTGATGCATTGCTTACCGGCATTTCATGACGTCGAAACATTCACAGCACAAAAAATACAAGCGCTTTACGGCCTCGAAGCGATGGAAATCACGGATGACGTTTTTCAAAGTGCACAATCGGTCGTATTTGAACAAGCAGAAAATCGTTTGCACTCCATCAAAGCTATCATCGCCGCCACATTAGGAGACGTTTTTTAAACAATATCATTGTAAATAGAGATAACAAAAACGCTTCAAACTCTAGGTTAAAAGAGTTTGAAGCGTTTTTGATGTTTTGAGGTGAAATAGGTCTTATCTAAAATGAAGTGACCTCACCATTTTTCAATATCGGCACGTTCACCTTTAAAGTTGTTTTTCGTTTGATGGCGTGCAGCCAGTTGCGCTTCGACATCGTCAATAGAAATCCCTTGTTCTTGCCATAAGACGGTCAAGTGATACAATAGGTCGGCGCTTTCTTCTATGAGTTCTGTGCGGTCATCTTTCATCGCGGCTATGACGACTTCAAAGGCTTCTTCACCAAATTTCTTGGTGATTTTTTCTTTGCCCTCGGTCATGAGGTAGTGGGTGTAAGAACCGGAGTCCTGTTCCTTGAGCCGCGTCGCAATGGAATGTTCTAACTGTTTCAGATGAAACGGCACAGGAGTGTCAAAACAACTTTGGGTCCCTTTATGACAGGTCGGGCCTTCAGGATGTACCCATAAAAGCAAGGTGTCTTGATCACAATCTAGATGCATCTCAACGACGCGTTGGACATGACCGGAAGACTCCCCTTTTTGCCATAAACGTTGTTTAGACCGTGAATAGAACCACGCAACGCCGGTCTCATTTGTTTTTTGAAAAGCAGCTTCATTCATATAACCTAACATGAGCACCTGTTGAGTATCAGCATCTTGTAATATGACAGGCAATAAGCCTTTTGAAAAATCAGGATGAAGTGTCATCGGACAGGGATCCCTCCTTTTTGAAGTTCGGTTTTAATGTCACGAATCGTCGTTTCTTTATCATGTAAAATACTTGCTGCGAGTCCAGCTGATACTAGGGTCTTTGTAAAAAGGTCTGTAAAGTGCGTCGCATGACCCCCGCCCCCAGAGGCAATGATAGGAATATTGACGCGACGTGCAATTTCATTTAAATGTTCCAAATCAAAGCCTTGTTTCATTCCATCGAAAGCCATGCTAGTGACGAGGAGTTCACCGGCACCGAGGGCTTCTACTTCTTGGACCCAATCGTAAACACGTTTGTCGGTACGTTGTTTACCGCCATGTGTACAACAAACGAAATCA
It contains:
- a CDS encoding DUF1801 domain-containing protein encodes the protein MQQEIEHYIQQIDEGRRAAFLKLYQTIETHLPKGFEACIQYGMPTFVVPLSRYPKGYLKKGEALSFISIAVQKNYIALYHMGLYDDDTLLKWFQARYAQKVPTKLNMGKSCVRFTNTKHIPYALIGELCTRITVDDWIAYYESRDQHLC
- the argF gene encoding ornithine carbamoyltransferase; translation: MRGRDEDGTYTTTLKQITDFKGKSFLKTSDFTKDELETLIDFAMELKEKKQHQLPHPYLKGKNIALLFEKPSTRTRAAFSVAAKDLGANVDVYGEGDFHLGVKESIADTAKVFGRMYDGIEFRGFKQAHVETLSVASGVPVWNGLTNEWHPTQMIADFMTLKEHFGKLKNKTLTYVGDASNNVAHDLLVTGAILGVHIHIAAPLSAQPDASVQELAQQLAKHSGANLWITENIEDAVKHTDAIYTDVWLSMGTDDAEWEQRIEALLPYQVNGELLNLTQNPNAIVMHCLPAFHDVETFTAQKIQALYGLEAMEITDDVFQSAQSVVFEQAENRLHSIKAIIAATLGDVF
- the hisIE gene encoding bifunctional phosphoribosyl-AMP cyclohydrolase/phosphoribosyl-ATP diphosphatase HisIE; translated protein: MTLHPDFSKGLLPVILQDADTQQVLMLGYMNEAAFQKTNETGVAWFYSRSKQRLWQKGESSGHVQRVVEMHLDCDQDTLLLWVHPEGPTCHKGTQSCFDTPVPFHLKQLEHSIATRLKEQDSGSYTHYLMTEGKEKITKKFGEEAFEVVIAAMKDDRTELIEESADLLYHLTVLWQEQGISIDDVEAQLAARHQTKNNFKGERADIEKW